The following coding sequences lie in one Synechococcus sp. PCC 7336 genomic window:
- a CDS encoding sulfite oxidase-like oxidoreductase: protein MIGKFFQKVTPDTPNRDRVPPGQHLAQGFPVLTYGPTPSVTPQAWQLRIYGAIEGEEAIVNYDELLAMPQETFAADFHCVTRWSKLDVTWTGVKLTELLELVQISPKANYVMQHCYSDYTTNLSLADFLREENYIVHRLEGEPLPAEHGGPVRTLVPHLYAWKSAKWINAIEFLTEEQLGFWERNGYHRRGEPFAEERYSR, encoded by the coding sequence ATGATTGGCAAGTTCTTCCAGAAAGTTACTCCCGACACCCCCAATCGCGATCGCGTTCCCCCCGGTCAACATCTCGCCCAAGGCTTTCCCGTCTTGACTTACGGTCCGACGCCCTCAGTCACTCCCCAAGCATGGCAACTGCGCATCTATGGGGCGATCGAGGGGGAAGAGGCGATCGTTAACTACGACGAGCTGCTGGCGATGCCTCAAGAGACGTTTGCGGCTGACTTTCACTGCGTTACCCGCTGGTCCAAACTAGATGTGACATGGACGGGGGTCAAGCTGACGGAGCTACTCGAGCTCGTCCAAATCTCCCCCAAGGCCAATTATGTCATGCAGCATTGCTATAGCGACTACACCACCAATCTGTCGCTGGCTGATTTTCTGCGCGAGGAGAATTACATCGTCCACAGGCTAGAGGGCGAACCCCTGCCTGCAGAACACGGCGGCCCGGTGCGCACGTTAGTGCCCCACCTCTATGCTTGGAAGAGCGCCAAGTGGATTAACGCAATTGAGTTTTTGACGGAAGAACAACTGGGCTTCTGGGAGCGCAATGGTTACCACCGTCGAGGCGAACCCTTTGCTGAAGAACGCTATAGTCGCTAG
- the yqeK gene encoding bis(5'-nucleosyl)-tetraphosphatase (symmetrical) YqeK: MYSDDLRSRVMDWLEANVPRPRLRHIAGVEATARDWSRLYGLDEERAGWAGLLHDLAKYFPDDRLLDIARAEGLDIDSAYETLPHLLHAEVGAIEARDRFGVDDPAILDAIRHHTCGSPGMSPLSCVVFLADSLEPNRGQSECLQAMRRLAETHLYRAVVAVCDESIAFLRSRQQPIHPRTVQARNWFLHHLAESPLPIIQETVA, from the coding sequence ATGTATTCTGACGATCTGCGGTCTCGCGTGATGGACTGGCTGGAGGCAAACGTGCCCCGCCCGCGCTTGCGACATATTGCAGGTGTCGAGGCAACTGCCCGAGATTGGTCTCGGCTGTACGGCTTGGATGAAGAGCGCGCCGGTTGGGCGGGGTTATTGCACGACTTAGCAAAATACTTTCCCGACGATCGCCTGCTCGACATCGCTCGTGCGGAAGGCTTGGATATCGATTCTGCCTACGAGACCCTGCCGCACCTACTCCATGCCGAAGTGGGGGCGATTGAGGCTCGCGATCGCTTTGGCGTTGACGATCCGGCCATTTTAGATGCGATTCGCCACCACACCTGCGGTAGCCCCGGCATGAGTCCCCTCAGTTGCGTTGTGTTTTTAGCAGACAGCTTAGAACCGAATCGCGGACAGTCAGAGTGCCTGCAGGCTATGCGTCGGCTGGCCGAGACTCACTTATATCGAGCCGTGGTGGCTGTCTGCGATGAATCGATCGCGTTTCTGCGATCGCGCCAACAGCCGATCCACCCTCGCACCGTGCAGGCGAGAAACTGGTTTTTGCACCATCTTGCAGAATCCCCCTTACCCATCATTCAGGAGACTGTAGCTTGA
- the rsfS gene encoding ribosome silencing factor, which yields MIGQSFESSNPILGTVTALGDPTLEDSQALALTAAQTADDRQGGNIVCLNVGGVSILADFFLFVSGYSTTQVRAIASAIKDTVLEQHGRLPDRIEGLQAGTWILLDYGDVIVHVQLDSEREFYDLEAFWAHAPRVELALDPQVPS from the coding sequence TTGATCGGACAATCCTTCGAATCCTCTAACCCCATCCTCGGGACTGTCACAGCTCTGGGCGATCCCACCCTTGAGGACAGCCAAGCCCTTGCCCTCACCGCAGCTCAAACCGCTGACGATCGCCAAGGAGGCAATATTGTCTGTCTCAATGTTGGGGGGGTGTCAATTCTGGCGGATTTCTTTTTGTTTGTCAGCGGCTATTCCACCACGCAGGTGAGGGCGATCGCCAGTGCCATTAAAGACACAGTGTTAGAGCAGCACGGACGTCTGCCAGACCGCATCGAAGGGTTACAAGCGGGCACTTGGATTTTGCTCGATTACGGCGATGTCATCGTTCACGTACAACTGGACTCCGAACGGGAGTTTTACGACCTAGAAGCCTTTTGGGCACATGCCCCTCGGGTGGAGTTAGCTCTAGATCCACAGGTCCCAAGTTAG
- a CDS encoding DEAD/DEAH box helicase, with amino-acid sequence MSKGKFQNYDPLNPNTAERKLWECLKKTFQNDPCVVYFRYPIFKRTGNLNREPDVIFMHRELGLWVLECKGCRIANIKSIEGHQWKMNSWHREEELPILQAQDGMYAISAKLNERRETRSLVSSHYRVVLPFVKAQEWKDKGFSDLPCTHGVILLEDDLKSSVLREKLQLGSQEHPQPPLSDDQWQNIITLLGGSLPKQEPRAIPTGTPPENPVRVIKDLESRLHFLDNQQQKVAFEVPDGPQRVRGLAGTGKTVLFAKRAAKIHAAHPEWKIAFVFFTRALYDQIICLISLYYREMVRQDEGDVEPDWHTLQVLHAWGAQERNGFYRNLAQKSGIRPMSVNNVKQSLGRSCSPSEAFEYICNSLEKQVENIPVLFDAILIDEGQDLPPSFYRLAYKSLSDPRRLYWAYDEAQGIGTLTVPRPLQIFGLNSDNKPVVDLGGNKLPDGTITSPTYKGGHRKAHNLNRCYRIPKMILMAAHAINMGLLRQEGCLQGVSNKGDWEALGYTVLDGDFSDASVKAGKTVTITREIENSPHPIDNDDFSPKDALGSPLLIQTFSDESEEQEWVAEQIEKDLKLGFDPWDLMITCPTGDKEKQYFEAMKDKLSRRGVRSIIAGVDTEKDIFREDKCVTIATISRSKGNESWKVYACRFHCSTQPIDWKGESELQKRNEAFVALTRARVWCVVTGVDGVSSIFEELRSIIQQYPDVTFKSFNKSSLKRINDEDLE; translated from the coding sequence ATGTCAAAAGGTAAGTTTCAGAATTATGATCCCCTTAATCCAAACACGGCAGAAAGAAAGCTTTGGGAGTGCCTTAAAAAGACATTTCAGAATGATCCATGTGTAGTCTACTTCAGGTATCCAATTTTCAAACGGACAGGTAATCTAAACAGAGAGCCCGATGTTATCTTTATGCATAGGGAATTAGGGTTGTGGGTACTTGAGTGCAAAGGGTGTCGTATCGCCAACATTAAAAGTATCGAAGGGCATCAGTGGAAAATGAACAGTTGGCATAGAGAAGAGGAGTTGCCTATACTACAAGCTCAAGATGGCATGTATGCAATAAGTGCAAAACTAAATGAACGTAGAGAAACTAGAAGCTTAGTCTCATCTCACTATAGAGTTGTCTTACCTTTTGTTAAAGCTCAAGAATGGAAAGATAAGGGATTTTCTGACCTACCTTGTACTCATGGAGTTATCCTGCTAGAAGACGATCTTAAATCATCAGTTCTACGAGAAAAGCTTCAGTTAGGTTCTCAAGAACATCCCCAACCCCCCCTATCAGACGATCAGTGGCAAAACATAATTACTTTGCTAGGCGGCTCACTTCCAAAACAGGAACCTCGTGCTATACCCACAGGAACACCACCCGAAAATCCTGTCCGAGTTATTAAGGATCTAGAGTCCCGTCTTCATTTTCTGGACAATCAACAGCAAAAGGTGGCTTTTGAGGTTCCAGATGGGCCTCAGCGTGTCAGAGGATTGGCAGGAACAGGGAAAACAGTTCTGTTTGCAAAGAGAGCAGCAAAAATTCATGCAGCGCACCCTGAATGGAAAATAGCTTTTGTTTTCTTCACACGGGCACTTTACGACCAAATCATATGCCTAATAAGTCTTTATTATCGTGAAATGGTTAGGCAAGATGAAGGAGATGTAGAGCCAGACTGGCATACTTTGCAAGTACTACACGCTTGGGGAGCACAGGAACGCAACGGTTTCTATCGAAACCTGGCGCAAAAGTCAGGAATACGTCCTATGAGTGTGAATAATGTCAAACAAAGCCTTGGACGTTCTTGCTCCCCGTCAGAAGCTTTTGAATACATCTGCAACTCTTTAGAAAAACAAGTAGAAAATATACCTGTACTTTTCGATGCTATTTTAATAGATGAAGGACAGGATTTACCCCCATCATTTTATCGATTAGCTTATAAAAGCTTATCAGATCCCAGACGACTTTACTGGGCGTATGATGAAGCACAGGGGATTGGGACTCTTACTGTACCTCGTCCTTTGCAGATATTCGGACTTAATTCAGACAATAAACCAGTAGTAGATTTAGGTGGAAACAAACTTCCAGATGGAACAATAACTAGTCCTACCTACAAAGGAGGACATCGTAAGGCACATAATCTAAACCGATGCTATCGAATACCTAAAATGATCCTCATGGCTGCCCACGCTATTAATATGGGCTTACTACGACAAGAAGGTTGTTTACAAGGGGTAAGTAATAAAGGAGATTGGGAAGCACTAGGCTACACCGTTCTGGATGGAGATTTCTCAGATGCAAGTGTCAAAGCTGGTAAAACAGTCACGATTACTCGTGAGATCGAGAACAGTCCTCACCCAATAGACAACGATGATTTCTCTCCAAAAGATGCTTTAGGCTCACCTTTACTCATTCAGACCTTCTCAGACGAGTCAGAAGAGCAGGAATGGGTAGCCGAACAAATAGAGAAAGATCTGAAGCTGGGCTTCGATCCTTGGGACTTGATGATTACTTGCCCCACTGGTGACAAAGAAAAACAGTACTTTGAAGCGATGAAAGATAAACTTTCAAGACGAGGTGTTCGAAGCATTATTGCAGGTGTTGATACAGAGAAAGATATCTTTCGTGAAGACAAGTGTGTCACGATCGCAACTATTTCTCGATCAAAGGGCAATGAGTCGTGGAAGGTTTATGCTTGCAGATTTCATTGTTCAACCCAACCAATAGATTGGAAAGGAGAGTCAGAATTACAGAAGCGAAACGAAGCTTTTGTTGCACTTACACGAGCGCGTGTCTGGTGTGTTGTAACTGGGGTTGATGGTGTAAGCTCAATTTTTGAAGAATTGAGATCTATTATTCAGCAGTATCCAGATGTGACATTCAAATCCTTCAATAAGTCTTCTTTGAAAAGGATTAATGATGAAGACCTTGAGTAG
- a CDS encoding sulfotransferase produces MNSIRQNPWFDRHVKPPLRWLVSRSPFRTVRSTLASLRGTPDGAIRQAQATQIAPSLAEAIAVISKRWPDLPACTDTEPIFIFSAGWRSGSTLLQRMLMSSGDLLIWGEPYGHAGAIANLAAPLRAITHRFPDANSFANEQFSKGSDPSDLAGGWVANLYPEMADLKQAHIAFFKTLFEAPARSRGIHRWGVKEVRWEIDFAIYLQWLFPSAKFLFLYRNPYRAYLSYRRFDWYDLWPHDCWYDVWPNQPIDTPERFGRHWKRLLEGYLAQGDRVNGRVLKYEDLAADRLDLDDLESFLGLEIDRTLQQRSTVKGIERRDSQAVTAADLVSLQQAVEPIASQLGYEMPQSEVR; encoded by the coding sequence ATGAATTCCATCAGGCAAAACCCCTGGTTCGATCGCCATGTCAAGCCGCCGTTGCGCTGGTTGGTGTCGCGATCGCCCTTTCGCACGGTTCGCAGCACCCTCGCTAGCCTGCGCGGCACCCCCGATGGAGCCATTCGTCAAGCACAAGCCACCCAGATAGCTCCCTCTCTAGCCGAGGCGATCGCCGTTATCTCGAAACGCTGGCCCGATTTGCCCGCCTGTACTGACACCGAACCCATTTTTATTTTCTCGGCGGGCTGGCGATCGGGGTCTACCCTGCTGCAACGGATGTTGATGTCCTCTGGCGATCTGCTGATCTGGGGGGAACCTTACGGGCACGCGGGGGCGATCGCCAATCTCGCTGCCCCCCTCAGGGCCATCACCCATCGCTTTCCCGATGCCAATTCCTTCGCGAACGAACAGTTCTCTAAAGGGAGCGACCCCAGCGATTTAGCGGGGGGATGGGTGGCCAATCTCTACCCCGAAATGGCCGATCTCAAACAGGCCCATATTGCCTTTTTCAAGACCCTATTCGAAGCGCCCGCTCGATCTCGCGGCATTCATCGCTGGGGGGTGAAAGAGGTGCGTTGGGAGATTGACTTTGCCATCTACCTGCAGTGGCTGTTTCCCAGCGCTAAATTCTTATTCTTGTATCGCAACCCCTACCGCGCTTATCTGTCCTACCGCCGCTTCGATTGGTACGATCTGTGGCCCCACGATTGTTGGTACGATGTCTGGCCGAACCAGCCGATCGATACCCCCGAGCGTTTCGGTCGCCATTGGAAGCGCTTGCTGGAGGGGTACTTGGCCCAGGGCGATCGCGTTAATGGACGGGTCTTGAAGTACGAAGATCTAGCTGCGGACAGGCTCGATCTGGACGATTTGGAATCGTTTCTAGGGCTGGAGATCGATCGCACATTGCAGCAGCGCAGCACGGTGAAGGGGATTGAGCGCAGGGATAGCCAAGCGGTAACTGCTGCGGATCTTGTCAGCCTACAGCAGGCAGTAGAACCGATTGCCAGTCAACTGGGGTACGAGATGCCCCAGTCTGAAGTTCGTTAA
- a CDS encoding oligosaccharide flippase family protein, which yields MNAFRRLQQFGQRLSGKKMVRNTLWMLLARGLQIAIQSFYFVAITRTLGPTKYGGFMAILALVWTVVPFASWGWPNILVRNVSRNPASFRQAWGNALLVTACLGTVWVVAIVAIARWILPDSLPIVLVLYVAISQLLFDRLTTIAGRAFQALQRLKITAVLNTFLRMRNLVAALIFISLGQTDNLELWGQIFCASAAVVTAIGLGLVHTQLGAPALDLAAIRAEVLRGFYFSVGLSSQTIYNNIDKAMLAKLGTLSATGAYAAGYRLVEIAFTPVMAITAVAYAKFFQQGESGIRGSLALAARLLPIASGYSAIVSLVLLFGAPLVPFILGEDYAGVVNVVRWLAVIPLLRTLHFFAADTLTGAGFQGMRTAMQVGIAIFNAGLNLWWIPLFSWRGAIGSSLASDALLAIGLWMLVRMLARQEAATGEPADPLQDKVEAGIS from the coding sequence ATGAATGCATTCCGACGGCTACAGCAGTTTGGACAGCGCCTCTCGGGCAAAAAGATGGTGCGCAATACCCTGTGGATGCTGTTAGCGCGGGGGCTGCAGATCGCGATTCAGTCGTTTTATTTTGTGGCGATTACGCGCACGCTGGGTCCTACAAAGTACGGTGGCTTCATGGCTATCCTGGCGCTGGTGTGGACAGTGGTGCCGTTTGCCAGTTGGGGATGGCCGAATATTCTGGTCCGCAATGTGTCTCGCAATCCCGCCAGCTTTCGGCAGGCTTGGGGCAATGCACTACTGGTGACCGCCTGCTTAGGAACGGTGTGGGTGGTGGCGATTGTGGCGATCGCCCGCTGGATTCTGCCAGACAGCTTGCCAATCGTCTTGGTTCTGTATGTCGCCATTTCGCAGCTTCTGTTCGATCGCCTCACCACCATTGCCGGTCGAGCTTTTCAAGCTTTGCAGCGATTGAAAATCACGGCAGTCCTCAACACCTTCTTGCGGATGAGAAATCTGGTGGCAGCCCTCATCTTCATCAGCTTGGGTCAAACGGATAATTTGGAGTTGTGGGGACAAATTTTCTGTGCCTCTGCAGCAGTGGTGACGGCAATCGGCCTCGGCCTCGTTCACACCCAACTGGGCGCTCCAGCCCTAGACTTGGCTGCTATTCGGGCAGAAGTACTGCGGGGCTTCTATTTTTCGGTGGGGCTGTCCTCCCAAACCATTTACAACAACATCGATAAAGCGATGCTGGCCAAGCTCGGCACACTGTCAGCGACAGGGGCTTATGCCGCAGGCTATCGCTTGGTGGAGATTGCCTTCACCCCCGTCATGGCCATTACCGCTGTGGCTTATGCCAAGTTTTTCCAACAGGGGGAGTCGGGCATTCGCGGCAGTTTGGCCTTGGCCGCGCGACTGCTGCCCATTGCTAGTGGATACAGTGCGATCGTCAGCCTCGTCCTATTGTTCGGCGCTCCGCTCGTGCCCTTTATTTTGGGAGAGGACTATGCCGGTGTGGTGAATGTCGTGCGCTGGCTGGCAGTTATTCCCTTATTGCGGACGCTGCATTTTTTTGCTGCCGACACCCTCACAGGAGCTGGCTTTCAAGGAATGCGGACGGCGATGCAGGTGGGGATCGCGATCTTCAATGCGGGGCTGAACCTTTGGTGGATTCCGCTGTTTAGCTGGCGGGGAGCAATAGGCTCCAGTTTGGCTTCGGATGCGCTGTTGGCGATCGGGCTGTGGATGCTGGTGCGGATGTTGGCTCGACAAGAGGCCGCAACTGGCGAGCCAGCGGACCCCTTGCAAGACAAGGTGGAGGCCGGAATTTCGTGA
- a CDS encoding sulfotransferase produces the protein MFLVLKLPRTGSTMLGKVLDSHSDITCVNEVLNSVKDADLQTKMASLTDHFATRLPNPAGPNQAIVGATINPFKYKLSPRHLQRAIAAIPGDRQAPEELKIVMLLRKNKLKQAASAYMAIERGKWESNLKNLDGDSNSKKWFDLGKLQWMAFKYWLQSYRLIRFTQAMSGNYLQVFYEDLLEQPEATFGQIFDYLGATPVSKGFDFSAGYRKIASDDIRDAIANYDSMRRYPFLRAYME, from the coding sequence ATGTTTTTGGTCCTCAAGCTACCCAGAACCGGCTCGACAATGTTGGGTAAAGTTCTGGATAGCCACAGCGATATAACCTGTGTCAACGAAGTCCTCAACTCCGTCAAAGACGCCGATCTCCAGACTAAAATGGCATCTTTGACAGACCATTTCGCCACCCGCTTGCCCAATCCTGCAGGCCCTAACCAAGCAATTGTTGGGGCTACGATCAATCCCTTTAAGTACAAACTCAGCCCCCGACACTTGCAGCGGGCGATCGCGGCAATCCCCGGCGATCGCCAAGCCCCCGAAGAACTCAAAATTGTCATGCTGTTGCGCAAAAACAAGCTCAAGCAGGCCGCTTCTGCCTACATGGCGATCGAGCGGGGCAAGTGGGAAAGCAATCTCAAAAACCTGGACGGGGACAGCAACTCGAAAAAGTGGTTCGATTTGGGTAAGTTGCAGTGGATGGCGTTTAAGTACTGGCTGCAATCCTATCGACTCATTCGCTTTACCCAAGCCATGTCCGGCAACTATCTGCAGGTGTTTTACGAAGACCTGTTAGAGCAACCGGAAGCGACGTTCGGACAAATCTTCGATTATCTGGGCGCCACTCCCGTCAGCAAAGGGTTTGATTTTTCGGCGGGCTATCGCAAGATCGCCTCTGACGATATCAGGGACGCGATCGCCAATTACGATAGCATGCGCCGATACCCCTTCTTGAGAGCGTATATGGAATAG
- a CDS encoding O-antigen ligase — protein MTQARSFQSAPSGFARYLAWFEELYCIFCLLFFAGAFTLTVRQTLGVPVTSGDPLTTLLNVVTLVATMALVALRYRRVIQMAKRGLLLWLFVGFCCLSVLWSRDPDFTIDQSITLLRVTLFGLYFAARYTLAEQLRLLARTACIVVVGSLLYGVALPSYGVTGRGGELTDQALRHLGAWRGLFVHKNVLGRVLGLCTVVLFLQARQGGRRAWMFWLVWGLTGILAVGSQSKTAIAMYVSLSTLLALASTLRWKFVLSVPVWLTAIAISFCLVALLLYNFETILELAGRDATLSGRTKLWTAAMTQLFHRPLLGYGYSAFWRADSQPMLALWFEAGFDPRNGHNGFLDLALELGSIGLLSFFLTFAVTAGRSLLWALRSRDAVGLYPLGLLAYMVAANLSESPLLQHNLMWTLYVASSLTVCTRSQWRSAPGREPQTGSPLPLPNPEVKSQPTALT, from the coding sequence ATGACTCAGGCGCGCTCGTTCCAGTCTGCCCCGTCCGGCTTTGCTCGATATCTAGCTTGGTTTGAAGAGCTCTACTGCATCTTTTGCTTGCTCTTTTTTGCCGGAGCCTTCACCCTCACAGTGCGCCAAACCCTCGGCGTGCCAGTCACGAGCGGCGATCCGCTCACCACCCTGCTGAATGTTGTCACGCTGGTCGCGACAATGGCCTTAGTGGCGCTGCGCTACCGACGAGTCATTCAGATGGCCAAACGCGGCCTACTCCTCTGGCTGTTCGTTGGATTCTGCTGCCTCTCAGTTCTGTGGTCTCGCGACCCCGATTTTACGATCGACCAGTCCATCACATTGCTGCGGGTGACGCTATTTGGTCTCTATTTCGCTGCTCGCTATACGCTAGCCGAGCAACTGCGCCTGCTGGCTCGGACGGCCTGCATTGTGGTGGTAGGCAGTTTGCTCTATGGGGTGGCCTTGCCCAGCTATGGCGTAACGGGTCGAGGAGGAGAACTCACCGATCAAGCCCTGCGGCATTTGGGGGCGTGGCGCGGTTTGTTCGTCCATAAAAACGTCCTGGGACGGGTATTGGGATTGTGTACCGTGGTGCTGTTCTTGCAGGCTCGGCAAGGGGGGAGGCGGGCTTGGATGTTTTGGCTGGTTTGGGGTTTGACTGGCATTTTGGCGGTGGGCTCGCAATCGAAAACGGCGATCGCCATGTACGTCTCGCTGTCGACGTTACTGGCTCTAGCGAGCACTTTGCGCTGGAAATTTGTCCTATCCGTGCCAGTCTGGCTGACGGCGATCGCCATCAGCTTCTGCCTGGTAGCACTGCTGCTCTACAACTTCGAGACGATCTTGGAGCTGGCCGGACGCGATGCCACCCTCAGCGGTCGCACAAAGTTATGGACGGCGGCCATGACTCAACTGTTCCACAGACCGCTGCTGGGTTATGGCTACAGTGCCTTCTGGCGGGCGGACAGTCAGCCGATGTTGGCCCTTTGGTTCGAGGCGGGCTTCGATCCGCGCAACGGCCATAACGGATTTTTGGATCTGGCCTTGGAGTTGGGCTCGATCGGATTGCTGAGCTTTTTCCTTACCTTTGCGGTGACGGCAGGGCGATCGCTCCTGTGGGCCTTGCGCAGTCGCGATGCCGTCGGACTTTACCCCCTCGGTTTGCTGGCCTATATGGTGGCAGCCAATCTCAGCGAGAGCCCGCTACTTCAGCACAATCTGATGTGGACGCTGTATGTGGCGAGCAGCTTGACTGTTTGCACCCGATCGCAGTGGCGCTCTGCGCCTGGGAGAGAGCCTCAGACAGGATCGCCTTTGCCCCTGCCGAACCCTGAGGTTAAGAGTCAACCCACTGCACTCACATAG
- a CDS encoding polysaccharide biosynthesis tyrosine autokinase: protein MDPQPPAFSPQTLEPDLPVDPELLWLACRRNWLPALSAFGIVVGLVAVAIALRPATYSATGKLLFRIDPTPLLTGIRIESSELTSLAVQNNPLVTETTILQSGPLLAQSIAALDLRTEEGELRSAKFLQERLEVKQAGSADILELTYTGRDPEAAAAIVNRLMALYINNTVERGRNEAITAREFLATQIPATEAALREAEERLRQFREARGVVDLEEEAKSAVEVVAELDRILAEGEGRLASVFSRIAELEAQLDMSVEKAIAVSSVSQAPGIQTVLEELQSVETSLSVNLTRFQPDSPTVVSLQGRATALRQLLQSRVRELTGVSVQIGIEDLQAGDLERALIEELAGLEAERLGLSSNLNAIRSNRAKILQRANSLPGLEQEQQQFERELEAIQTTYENLLARREQLVVAENQGIVNASILESARVPLKPSTDKTSILLGLTGIVFGGLAAVATAFVREVADRSIKTSKGVREIFSGYLSLGTIPAFSRARKSLPDRTALTLPLRDAPNAPLSEMYRKLQTNLELQTAIDRPTTVTLASSVPGEGKSTIAANLAMAVAELGRRVLLVDADLRNPSQAALWELSAGPGLVEAISGKCHLADALQTVQPYLDILPAGQLAANPTSLLQSRSWSALLQQAAEQYDFIAIDTPPLAVAADALIVGHLSDGILMVARPGSLDSSSAIAAKTALSQSNQTVLGVVLNAIDAASAIDSSFEQLQRYYASSTYKLRPALPPPGS from the coding sequence ATGGACCCCCAGCCCCCAGCCTTTTCCCCCCAAACGCTCGAACCCGATCTGCCCGTCGATCCCGAATTGCTCTGGCTGGCTTGTCGGCGCAACTGGCTACCCGCGCTGTCAGCGTTTGGAATTGTGGTGGGATTGGTGGCAGTCGCAATAGCGCTTCGTCCGGCCACCTACTCGGCGACCGGGAAACTTTTATTCCGCATCGATCCAACCCCTCTGCTCACTGGCATTCGCATCGAAAGCAGCGAACTCACTTCTCTAGCCGTACAGAACAATCCGCTGGTGACCGAAACTACCATACTGCAATCCGGGCCGCTGCTCGCCCAATCCATCGCCGCTCTGGACCTGCGCACTGAGGAGGGGGAGTTGCGCTCGGCAAAATTTCTGCAAGAGCGGCTGGAGGTGAAGCAGGCGGGGAGCGCCGACATCTTGGAGTTGACCTATACAGGCCGCGATCCCGAGGCCGCAGCAGCGATCGTCAATCGCCTGATGGCCCTCTACATCAACAACACCGTCGAGCGCGGTCGCAATGAAGCCATTACCGCCAGAGAATTTCTCGCCACCCAAATCCCAGCCACCGAAGCCGCTCTAAGGGAAGCCGAAGAACGCCTGCGTCAATTCCGCGAAGCCCGAGGCGTGGTGGATCTCGAAGAAGAAGCCAAGTCTGCTGTGGAGGTTGTGGCAGAGCTCGATCGCATCTTGGCCGAAGGGGAGGGACGACTGGCGAGCGTCTTCTCCCGGATTGCGGAACTGGAGGCGCAATTGGACATGAGCGTCGAGAAGGCGATCGCCGTCAGTAGCGTCAGTCAAGCGCCGGGAATTCAAACGGTGTTGGAGGAACTGCAGTCGGTAGAAACGAGCCTTTCCGTCAATTTGACCCGATTTCAACCGGACAGCCCTACGGTTGTCTCCCTGCAGGGGCGTGCCACAGCCCTGAGGCAATTGCTGCAGTCGCGGGTACGGGAATTGACCGGCGTATCGGTGCAGATAGGAATTGAGGACTTGCAGGCGGGCGATCTGGAACGGGCGCTGATTGAAGAGCTGGCGGGCCTAGAAGCCGAGCGCTTGGGCCTCAGTAGCAACCTCAATGCGATTCGATCCAACCGCGCCAAGATTTTGCAACGGGCTAACAGCCTACCCGGCCTAGAACAGGAGCAACAGCAATTCGAGCGGGAATTGGAGGCTATCCAAACCACTTACGAAAACCTGCTGGCTCGCCGCGAACAATTAGTCGTGGCCGAAAACCAAGGCATCGTCAACGCCAGCATTTTGGAATCAGCCCGCGTTCCCCTCAAGCCCAGCACTGACAAAACTTCGATTCTATTGGGGCTGACGGGGATCGTGTTTGGAGGCTTGGCGGCAGTCGCGACCGCGTTCGTACGGGAGGTGGCCGATCGCTCGATCAAAACCTCAAAAGGGGTGCGGGAGATTTTTAGCGGTTATCTCAGTCTCGGCACTATTCCCGCCTTTTCTCGGGCCCGCAAGTCGCTGCCCGATCGCACTGCCCTTACCTTACCCCTGCGGGATGCCCCCAACGCTCCCTTAAGCGAGATGTACCGCAAACTGCAGACCAATCTAGAGTTGCAAACCGCGATCGATCGCCCCACCACTGTCACCCTTGCCAGCTCCGTCCCTGGCGAGGGAAAATCCACCATTGCAGCCAATCTCGCTATGGCTGTAGCAGAGCTGGGCCGCAGAGTTCTGCTCGTCGATGCTGACTTGCGCAATCCCTCCCAAGCGGCCCTCTGGGAACTGTCCGCCGGTCCCGGTCTCGTAGAGGCGATCTCGGGGAAATGTCATCTAGCCGATGCGTTGCAGACGGTGCAACCCTACTTAGACATCCTGCCTGCGGGGCAACTGGCTGCCAACCCCACCAGCTTGCTACAGTCTCGCAGCTGGTCGGCCCTGTTACAGCAGGCTGCCGAACAGTATGACTTCATCGCGATCGATACTCCCCCCCTAGCTGTTGCCGCCGATGCCTTGATTGTCGGCCATCTCAGCGATGGCATTTTAATGGTGGCGCGACCGGGCAGCCTCGACAGCAGCAGCGCGATCGCCGCTAAAACCGCCCTAAGCCAATCGAACCAAACCGTTCTCGGTGTGGTGCTAAATGCGATCGACGCCGCTAGTGCGATCGACAGTAGTTTCGAGCAATTACAGCGCTACTATGCCAGTTCCACCTACAAGCTCCGACCGGCCCTGCCGCCGCCAGGCAGCTGA